A stretch of Pseudomonas sp. LS.1a DNA encodes these proteins:
- a CDS encoding (2Fe-2S)-binding protein translates to MSKVNLNVNGQVHSLDIDPDMPLLYALRNQLELNGAKYGCGLGQCGACTVIVDDKPVFSCVTPCAGLEGRKVRTVESLGTAEHPGPLQQAFIDTQAAQCGYCIAGMIMRAQALLEKNPRPDQATLRTHMATNLCRCGTHLRIIEAITRVIENGGLHG, encoded by the coding sequence ATGAGCAAGGTGAATCTCAACGTAAACGGCCAGGTACACAGCCTGGATATCGACCCGGACATGCCGTTGCTCTATGCCCTGCGGAACCAGCTGGAGCTCAACGGCGCCAAGTACGGTTGCGGACTGGGCCAGTGCGGCGCCTGCACCGTCATCGTCGACGACAAGCCGGTGTTTTCCTGCGTGACCCCTTGCGCGGGGCTGGAAGGTCGCAAGGTGCGCACGGTCGAGAGCTTGGGCACGGCCGAGCACCCCGGCCCCTTGCAGCAGGCGTTCATTGATACCCAGGCTGCCCAGTGCGGTTACTGCATCGCCGGGATGATCATGCGCGCCCAGGCCTTGCTGGAGAAAAACCCTCGGCCCGACCAGGCTACGCTTCGCACCCACATGGCGACGAATCTGTGCCGCTGCGGTACCCACCTGCGGATTATCGAAGCCATTACACGCGTCATTGAAAACGGTGGTCTCCATGGCTAA
- a CDS encoding SulP family inorganic anion transporter: MPEKPRLDWQRWLPGLVTLLHYQPAWLPRDIAAGLVLTTMLVPVGIAYAEASGVPGIYGLYATIIPLLAYALFGPSRILVLGPDSALAAPILAVVVQYAASDPQRAIAIASLMALVAGAFCVIAGLLRLGFITELLSKPIRYGYMNGIALTVLISQLPKLFGIKVDSQGPLRDLWQLAEALLAGQGHWPSFVVGGGSLALILLLKPFKRLPGILIAVVLATLAVSLLGLDQQGVKVLGQLPQGLPSFVFPWVTDIDLVEVVLGGIAVALVSFADTSVLSRSYAARMKMPVNPNQEMFGLGVANLASGLFQGIPISSSSSRTPVAEAAGSQTQLTGIIGALAVTLLLLVAPNLMQHLPNSALAAVVIAAALGLFEFADLKRIFRMQQWEFWLSFTCFVGVAVFGAIPGIGIAVAVSVIEFLWDGWRPHHAVLGRVDGTRGYHDVLRYPQARRIPGLVLLRWDAPLFFANAEQFQNTVMAAVDASPTPVQRLVIAAEPVTSIDITSADMLAELDRALEAQGVELQFAEMKDPVKDKMRQFELFEHMGESAFHPTVGAAVDAYLEESGVDWRP, translated from the coding sequence ATGCCCGAAAAACCCCGCCTCGACTGGCAACGCTGGCTCCCCGGCCTGGTCACCCTGCTCCACTACCAACCCGCCTGGCTGCCCAGGGACATCGCCGCCGGCCTGGTGCTCACCACCATGCTGGTGCCGGTGGGCATCGCCTATGCCGAGGCATCTGGCGTACCCGGCATCTACGGCCTGTACGCCACCATCATCCCGCTGCTGGCCTATGCCCTGTTCGGCCCCAGCCGCATCCTGGTGCTGGGCCCGGACTCGGCGCTGGCCGCACCGATCCTGGCGGTAGTGGTGCAGTACGCCGCCAGCGACCCGCAGCGGGCTATCGCCATCGCCAGCCTGATGGCCCTGGTTGCCGGGGCGTTCTGCGTGATCGCCGGGCTGCTGCGCCTGGGCTTCATCACCGAGTTGCTGTCCAAGCCGATCCGCTATGGCTACATGAACGGCATCGCCCTCACGGTGCTGATCAGCCAGTTGCCCAAGCTATTCGGTATCAAAGTCGATAGCCAAGGCCCCTTGCGCGACCTTTGGCAATTGGCCGAAGCACTGCTTGCCGGCCAAGGGCACTGGCCAAGCTTCGTGGTCGGCGGCGGCAGCCTGGCGCTGATCCTGCTGCTCAAGCCGTTCAAGCGCTTGCCGGGCATTCTCATTGCGGTGGTACTGGCCACGCTGGCGGTGAGCCTGCTAGGGCTCGACCAGCAAGGTGTGAAAGTGCTCGGCCAGTTGCCCCAAGGCCTGCCAAGCTTCGTGTTTCCCTGGGTCACCGACATCGACCTGGTCGAGGTGGTACTGGGCGGGATTGCCGTGGCGCTGGTGTCATTCGCCGATACCAGTGTGCTGTCGCGCTCCTATGCCGCGCGCATGAAGATGCCGGTCAACCCGAACCAGGAAATGTTCGGCCTGGGTGTGGCCAACCTGGCCTCCGGGCTGTTCCAGGGCATCCCCATCAGCAGCAGCTCGTCACGTACCCCCGTGGCCGAAGCGGCCGGCTCGCAGACCCAGCTCACCGGCATCATCGGTGCGCTGGCGGTAACCTTGTTGCTGCTGGTGGCGCCCAACCTGATGCAACACCTGCCCAACAGCGCCCTGGCGGCGGTGGTGATTGCCGCAGCGTTGGGCCTGTTCGAGTTTGCCGACCTCAAGCGCATCTTCCGCATGCAGCAATGGGAGTTCTGGCTGTCATTCACCTGCTTCGTCGGCGTGGCGGTATTCGGGGCCATTCCCGGTATCGGCATTGCCGTGGCGGTGTCGGTGATCGAATTCCTGTGGGACGGCTGGCGGCCGCATCATGCGGTGCTGGGCCGGGTGGATGGCACCCGTGGCTACCATGACGTGCTGCGTTATCCACAGGCCCGACGCATTCCGGGGCTGGTGCTGCTGCGTTGGGATGCGCCGCTGTTCTTTGCCAATGCCGAGCAGTTCCAGAACACGGTGATGGCTGCGGTGGATGCGTCGCCTACCCCGGTCCAACGGCTGGTGATTGCGGCGGAGCCGGTGACCAGCATCGATATCACCTCGGCGGACATGCTGGCCGAGCTGGACCGGGCGCTGGAGGCGCAGGGGGTGGAATTGCAGTTTGCCGAGATGAAGGACCCGGTAAAGGACAAGATGCGGCAGTTCGAGTTGTTCGAGCATATGGGGGAGTCGGCATTCCATCCCACTGTAGGTGCAGCGGTGGATGCCTATCTGGAAGAGAGTGGGGTTGACTGGAGGCCCTAG
- a CDS encoding alkene reductase: MTSHLFNPIRVGALELPHRIAMAPLTRSRAGQPGDVPTSMAAEYYGQRASAALIITEATQISQQGQGYAWTPGIYTPEQIQAWKRVSDEVHELDGRIFMQLWHVGRVSHPSFQPDNALPVAPSAIAAPGKTFIVDEDGNGVWGDVPVPRALETEEIAAIIDDYRIAALNAIEAGMDGVEIHAGNGYLLDQFINSNSNKRNDPYGGTYQNRARLLLAIVQAVAQEIGADRVGVRLTPMGRFMGMGDDTPIETFTYIVESLNRYGLAYLHLVEPAVVGTVKDENFDPRWDEIILKLRDAWNGVLIIAGGYDAASAEKAIREGRADVVAFGRPFLANPDLPRRIRDGLELNTPDPTTFFGGNERGYIDYPVHP; this comes from the coding sequence ATGACCAGCCATCTGTTCAATCCCATTCGTGTGGGCGCCTTAGAACTTCCTCATCGCATTGCGATGGCTCCATTGACCCGGTCTCGCGCTGGTCAACCTGGGGATGTCCCGACATCAATGGCTGCGGAGTATTATGGCCAGCGGGCAAGCGCGGCTCTAATCATTACCGAGGCCACGCAAATCTCTCAACAGGGGCAAGGTTACGCATGGACTCCAGGTATCTATACCCCTGAACAGATTCAGGCCTGGAAACGTGTAAGCGATGAGGTGCACGAACTCGATGGACGCATCTTCATGCAACTTTGGCACGTTGGCCGCGTTTCGCATCCCAGCTTCCAGCCGGATAACGCTCTGCCTGTGGCACCGAGTGCCATCGCAGCGCCTGGCAAGACCTTCATTGTCGACGAAGATGGTAACGGGGTGTGGGGGGATGTGCCGGTACCGCGCGCGCTAGAAACCGAAGAAATCGCCGCAATCATTGATGACTACCGCATCGCCGCGCTTAACGCCATCGAGGCCGGTATGGACGGCGTGGAAATCCATGCGGGCAACGGCTATCTGCTCGACCAATTCATCAACAGCAACAGCAACAAGCGCAATGACCCATACGGTGGTACTTATCAGAATCGGGCGCGCCTGCTCCTGGCGATCGTTCAGGCAGTTGCGCAAGAGATCGGTGCAGACCGCGTCGGTGTGCGTCTTACCCCGATGGGACGTTTCATGGGCATGGGAGACGACACCCCCATCGAGACCTTCACCTACATCGTGGAGTCGTTGAACCGCTATGGGCTGGCGTATCTCCACCTCGTAGAGCCTGCCGTTGTCGGTACGGTGAAGGACGAAAACTTCGACCCGCGCTGGGACGAGATCATCTTGAAGCTGCGTGACGCTTGGAACGGTGTGTTGATCATCGCAGGCGGTTATGACGCGGCCTCTGCGGAGAAAGCGATTCGGGAAGGACGCGCGGACGTTGTGGCTTTCGGTCGGCCGTTCCTGGCCAACCCGGATCTACCACGCCGGATTCGAGATGGATTGGAACTCAATACACCTGATCCGACCACCTTCTTCGGTGGCAACGAACGCGGCTACATCGACTACCCCGTACACCCGTAA
- a CDS encoding YbfB/YjiJ family MFS transporter, whose product MTTSTQRAPWLPIWAGLCASLVGIGLARFAYTPLIPALIEAHWFASSAVVFLGAANLAGYLIGALIGRPMAARWSSATVLRFMMVMVSLAFLGCAWPLSVSWFFFWRLLSGIAGGVIMVLAATAILPHVSANRRGLASGAIFLGIGLGIAGAASLVPWLLAKGLQQTWLGLAALSFALTVSSWAGWPADHPHHQATPTTPEAATSSAVMVLFGQYALMATALVAPMMFLVDYVSRGLGAGTHAGALMWGLYGIGAIAGPVLYGLLADHLGARTGIRIVLIAQLIAVGVLIETHDLRLLGAAALLIGSFPPGIVPLVLARVHNLVEGHTQQNATWSRATVAFASFQAIAGYGYSALFASSNGHHGVLFSVAAGALILALLLDLILKREARTASIQTV is encoded by the coding sequence ATGACTACATCCACACAACGTGCCCCCTGGCTACCGATTTGGGCTGGTCTCTGTGCCAGCCTCGTCGGCATCGGATTGGCACGATTCGCTTATACACCACTCATCCCGGCACTTATTGAAGCCCATTGGTTTGCCAGCTCTGCAGTCGTTTTCCTTGGCGCGGCAAACCTGGCCGGCTACCTGATTGGAGCTTTGATTGGCCGGCCAATGGCCGCCAGATGGTCAAGCGCAACCGTGCTGCGTTTCATGATGGTCATGGTCAGCTTGGCATTCCTTGGCTGCGCCTGGCCGCTGTCGGTGAGCTGGTTCTTCTTCTGGCGTCTGCTTTCAGGCATCGCCGGTGGCGTGATCATGGTGCTGGCAGCAACTGCTATCCTGCCACATGTATCTGCCAACCGAAGGGGCCTCGCAAGTGGCGCGATTTTCCTTGGTATCGGATTGGGAATCGCAGGAGCTGCAAGCCTGGTTCCCTGGCTGTTGGCCAAAGGGCTTCAGCAAACCTGGCTTGGTTTAGCGGCACTCTCATTCGCGCTCACTGTCAGCAGCTGGGCGGGGTGGCCGGCCGATCATCCTCACCATCAAGCGACACCGACTACACCTGAAGCTGCAACCTCATCCGCCGTAATGGTTTTGTTCGGCCAGTACGCTTTGATGGCGACTGCGCTGGTTGCACCCATGATGTTCCTGGTGGACTACGTTAGCCGCGGCCTTGGTGCAGGAACCCATGCAGGAGCGTTGATGTGGGGCCTGTACGGTATCGGTGCCATTGCAGGTCCGGTGCTTTACGGGCTGTTGGCGGATCATCTGGGCGCTCGGACAGGCATTCGGATTGTCCTGATTGCCCAACTTATCGCAGTAGGTGTACTGATTGAGACCCATGATCTGCGCCTGCTTGGAGCAGCGGCATTGCTCATAGGCTCATTCCCACCAGGTATCGTTCCTTTGGTCCTTGCTCGGGTGCACAATCTGGTAGAGGGGCACACGCAGCAGAACGCGACTTGGAGCCGCGCTACAGTAGCTTTCGCAAGCTTCCAAGCCATTGCGGGATATGGATACTCAGCGCTGTTCGCAAGCAGCAACGGTCATCATGGCGTGCTGTTCAGCGTCGCTGCAGGTGCCTTGATTCTGGCTCTGCTGCTCGACCTGATCCTCAAACGCGAGGCCCGAACAGCATCGATTCAGACCGTTTGA
- a CDS encoding xanthine dehydrogenase family protein molybdopterin-binding subunit: MANSEFSRRAFLQGSSLLMAFTLMPVARKALADTEVDTLGTVVLAPDLPGSLRTNPYLDAWIKVGAEGITVYTGKVELGTGVKTALLQIAAERLDVAPAAVNFLTADTALTPNEGYTAGSHTIFDSGTALFNAAAQVRQMLMESAARHWGLDVASLKTGDAMITAPSGARMRYADAVAGVDLHQYAQAKSPDISPEQFKLIGHAVQRLDIPAKVTGAAAFVQDMRLPGMLHARVIRPPRPGSQLTGFDMPAIERLPGVVKVIRDGNYLAVVAKDEWQAVKAMRAGYEAATWAGGDVIPDQAVIHQLLPKLQSKRYPIKHEGTPAPSSGKTYRARVTKQYLMHGSIGPSCSIAWFKDGMLTVWTHTQGVFPLRAGIAEMVGLPPAAVRCIHAEGSGCYGHNGADDAAADAALIAVRLPGVPVRVQWMREQENLWEPYSSAMLTELQASLGSDGRINDWKYELWTTPHNERITNAGRLVPARMIARPFTSMPSVPIAQPEGDGDRNAIPLYETGAASIDMNFITQMPFRTSAMRSLGAHINVFAIEACLDELADQAGVDAVEFRLEHLTDPRARAVIERARDEFGWPRRSPAPGSGIGLGFARYKNIMGYCAVAVEIQVHPQTGDIEIQRVVTAVDVGQIVNPDGLRNQVEGGIVQSSSWTLYEAVSYDAGGVRSYDWSGYPILRFPQLPKHVEVHMIDQPGQPFLGAAEIVQGPMAAALGNAVADATGHRRLALPLTRKA, encoded by the coding sequence ATGGCTAACAGCGAATTCAGTCGTCGCGCCTTCCTTCAAGGCAGCAGCCTGCTGATGGCCTTCACACTGATGCCGGTAGCCCGCAAGGCGCTGGCCGATACCGAGGTGGACACGCTCGGTACCGTCGTGCTCGCCCCCGACCTGCCGGGCAGCCTGCGCACCAACCCCTATCTCGACGCCTGGATCAAGGTAGGGGCTGAAGGCATCACGGTGTACACCGGCAAGGTGGAGCTGGGTACCGGGGTGAAGACTGCGCTGCTGCAGATCGCAGCGGAGCGGCTGGACGTTGCGCCGGCTGCGGTCAACTTCCTCACGGCGGATACCGCCCTGACCCCTAACGAAGGCTACACGGCTGGCAGCCATACGATTTTCGACAGCGGCACGGCGCTATTCAACGCGGCTGCGCAGGTTCGCCAAATGCTCATGGAGTCTGCCGCTCGACACTGGGGCTTGGACGTCGCCTCGCTGAAAACTGGTGATGCGATGATTACCGCACCGTCCGGGGCGCGCATGAGATATGCCGACGCCGTGGCTGGGGTGGACCTCCATCAGTACGCCCAGGCCAAGTCACCTGACATTTCACCTGAACAGTTCAAGCTTATCGGCCATGCGGTGCAGCGGCTCGACATCCCTGCAAAGGTCACTGGCGCCGCAGCGTTCGTACAGGACATGCGCTTGCCGGGCATGCTCCATGCCCGCGTGATCAGACCGCCGCGCCCGGGCAGCCAGCTCACCGGCTTTGATATGCCCGCCATCGAACGCCTGCCGGGTGTGGTCAAGGTGATCCGGGACGGCAATTACCTCGCGGTGGTAGCCAAAGATGAGTGGCAAGCGGTCAAAGCCATGCGCGCCGGCTACGAGGCCGCGACGTGGGCCGGTGGCGACGTGATCCCGGACCAAGCCGTGATTCACCAGTTGCTGCCCAAGTTGCAGTCCAAGCGCTATCCCATCAAGCATGAGGGGACCCCAGCGCCTTCGAGCGGCAAGACGTACCGGGCGCGGGTCACCAAGCAGTACCTGATGCACGGTTCCATCGGCCCATCCTGTTCGATAGCTTGGTTCAAAGACGGCATGCTGACGGTCTGGACCCACACCCAGGGAGTGTTCCCGCTGCGTGCCGGCATCGCCGAAATGGTCGGCCTGCCGCCAGCCGCCGTACGCTGCATCCACGCCGAAGGCTCGGGATGCTACGGACACAATGGCGCCGATGACGCCGCGGCCGATGCTGCCCTGATCGCCGTGCGCCTGCCAGGTGTACCCGTGCGAGTTCAATGGATGCGCGAACAGGAAAACCTCTGGGAACCCTACAGCTCGGCCATGCTTACCGAGCTGCAAGCCAGCCTGGGCAGTGACGGGCGGATCAACGACTGGAAGTACGAGCTGTGGACCACCCCGCACAACGAGCGCATCACCAACGCCGGACGCCTGGTGCCGGCGCGGATGATCGCCCGCCCGTTCACCTCGATGCCCTCCGTTCCGATTGCCCAGCCCGAGGGGGATGGCGACCGCAACGCGATCCCGCTGTACGAAACCGGTGCGGCTAGCATCGACATGAACTTCATCACCCAGATGCCGTTCCGGACCTCGGCGATGCGCTCGCTGGGCGCGCACATAAATGTCTTCGCCATCGAGGCCTGCCTGGACGAGTTGGCGGATCAGGCGGGTGTGGATGCCGTCGAATTCCGTCTTGAGCACCTCACCGACCCAAGGGCCCGAGCAGTCATTGAGCGGGCCCGGGACGAGTTCGGTTGGCCACGCCGCTCACCGGCTCCGGGAAGCGGCATCGGCCTGGGCTTCGCCCGTTACAAGAACATCATGGGTTACTGTGCGGTGGCCGTGGAAATCCAGGTGCATCCGCAAACTGGCGACATCGAGATCCAGCGGGTGGTCACCGCAGTGGACGTGGGTCAGATCGTCAACCCCGATGGCCTTCGCAATCAGGTCGAAGGCGGTATCGTCCAGTCGAGCAGTTGGACGCTTTACGAGGCGGTCAGTTATGACGCCGGCGGGGTGCGCAGCTACGACTGGAGCGGCTACCCGATCCTGCGTTTCCCGCAGCTTCCCAAGCACGTGGAAGTACACATGATCGATCAGCCTGGCCAGCCGTTCCTTGGCGCTGCCGAAATCGTCCAAGGCCCGATGGCGGCGGCGCTGGGTAACGCCGTGGCCGATGCCACCGGCCACCGCCGGCTTGCGTTACCACTTACCCGCAAGGCCTGA
- a CDS encoding XdhC family protein — MQHLDVKVLEQALAWADEGQSMWLCTVLSTFGSAPRSPGAMLVATQSGAHCGSLSGGCVEEEFLQALGRGEHAAPAQVVSYGRTAEERSRLQLPCGGSLDVLVEHREPTVEWKAHLSQLLDAMRGQHRLTRIIELESDLFSSRRYADGADTVTRRGSRLEINLGPALRLLLAGMSPVAQACGQFAKALGFEVIACDPREEAAEMPIEGVPLIPLLPSLYIANGGCHEATAVVALTHDPKIDDLALMEAVHTPAFYIGAMGSKRTSEKRAERLRRIGGLSSTDVDRLHMPIGLDIGSRTPAEIALSVMADVLRVYRGKARTAL; from the coding sequence ATGCAGCATCTTGATGTGAAGGTACTCGAGCAAGCACTGGCCTGGGCCGACGAAGGGCAAAGCATGTGGTTGTGCACCGTGCTCTCCACCTTCGGTTCGGCGCCGAGATCGCCTGGTGCAATGCTGGTGGCCACGCAGTCCGGCGCGCACTGCGGCTCGTTGTCGGGTGGCTGCGTCGAAGAAGAATTCCTCCAAGCGCTGGGCCGTGGCGAGCACGCGGCCCCCGCCCAGGTTGTCAGTTACGGACGTACCGCTGAAGAGCGAAGCCGCCTGCAACTTCCCTGTGGCGGCAGCTTGGATGTGTTGGTCGAGCATCGAGAACCAACCGTGGAATGGAAGGCTCACCTGAGCCAGTTGCTCGACGCAATGCGTGGCCAGCACCGGCTGACGCGGATAATCGAACTTGAAAGCGACCTGTTCAGCTCCCGGCGTTACGCAGACGGAGCCGACACCGTGACTCGCCGTGGTAGCCGTCTGGAAATTAACCTAGGTCCTGCACTTCGCCTGCTACTTGCCGGCATGTCACCCGTCGCCCAGGCCTGTGGTCAGTTCGCCAAAGCCCTCGGGTTCGAAGTGATTGCCTGCGATCCGCGGGAAGAAGCGGCCGAAATGCCAATCGAAGGGGTGCCTCTGATTCCGCTGTTGCCCTCGCTGTACATCGCCAATGGAGGTTGCCACGAAGCGACAGCCGTCGTTGCGCTCACCCATGACCCGAAAATCGATGACCTCGCCTTGATGGAAGCTGTGCACACCCCTGCCTTCTATATCGGTGCAATGGGCTCCAAGCGCACTTCGGAAAAGCGAGCAGAGAGGTTGCGGCGAATCGGCGGCCTGTCGTCTACCGACGTAGACCGCTTGCACATGCCCATAGGCCTGGATATCGGTTCCAGGACCCCGGCCGAGATCGCCTTGTCGGTCATGGCTGACGTGCTGCGGGTTTACAGAGGTAAAGCTCGTACTGCGCTTTAG
- a CDS encoding DoxX family protein, producing the protein MNSLKNTTAVTGRVLLAVLFLLSGFSKLASPEGTIAYIESSGLPFPLLSYLAALGVELGLATLLIIGFQTRIVAVVMALFTVMAAFAFHNNLADQGQFINFFKNISIAGGLLQIAAFGGGALSLDALVANIKARTAKAQLNPV; encoded by the coding sequence ATGAACTCACTAAAAAATACCACTGCAGTAACCGGCCGCGTATTGTTGGCTGTTCTTTTCTTGCTTAGCGGCTTCAGCAAGCTGGCCTCACCAGAGGGAACCATTGCTTATATCGAGTCAAGTGGTTTGCCGTTCCCATTGCTGAGCTACTTGGCCGCACTTGGTGTGGAACTTGGTCTCGCCACACTGTTGATCATTGGTTTTCAAACGCGCATTGTCGCTGTGGTCATGGCTCTATTCACGGTAATGGCAGCGTTTGCTTTCCATAACAATCTGGCTGATCAAGGTCAGTTCATTAACTTCTTCAAGAACATTTCCATTGCCGGCGGTTTGTTGCAGATCGCAGCCTTTGGCGGCGGTGCGCTGAGCCTCGATGCGCTGGTGGCCAACATCAAAGCTCGGACTGCGAAAGCCCAACTCAATCCCGTCTAA